Proteins encoded by one window of Gambusia affinis linkage group LG17, SWU_Gaff_1.0, whole genome shotgun sequence:
- the psmb10 gene encoding proteasome subunit beta type-10 isoform X1, with the protein MDTVETFSSQSQPNCKAAITKLVLWRLGFPKQVKVKVKTAKKHLVSRACSEPQLCFKSSSRNLLNMLHSLNPHQQQNGGFSFENSRRNAVLESSLLEGAYKAPNPRKTGTTIAGMVYKDGVVLGADTRATDDMVVADKNCMKIHYIAPKIYCCGAGVAADAEMATQMMASNVELHMLNTGRPPLVAMVTRQLKQMLFRYQGHMGSSVIVGGVDVTGAHLYSVYPHGSYDKLPFLTMGSGAAAAVSVFEDRFKPNLELEEAKQLVRDAIAAGIFCDLGSGSNVDLCVITEAGVQFLRGYDKPTAKGQREGQYRYKPGTTAVLTKTETPLSLDVVDESVQLMDTE; encoded by the exons ATGGATACTGTGGAGACGTTTTCCTCTCAGAGCCAGCCGAATTGTAAGGCTGCAATAACCAAAT TGGTGCTCTGGAGGCTTGGCTTTCCTAAAcaagtgaaagtaaaagtaaaaactgctaaaaagCACCTAGTCAGTCGGGCCTGCAGTGAGCCACAGCTTTGCTTTAAGTCTTCATCTCGCAACCTACTGAACATGCTTCACAGTTTGAACCCCCATCAGCAGCAGAATGGAGGTTTCTCCTTCGAGAACAGCCGCAG GAATGCGGTTTTGGAGTCCAGTTTGTTAGAGGGGGCATACAAAGCTCCTAATCCCAGAAAGACAGGGACCACCATCGCTGGGATGGTTTATAAG GATGGAGTGGTTCTGGGAGCAGATACCAGAGCTACTGATGACATGGTGGTGGCTGACAAAAACTGCATGAAGATTCACTACATCGCTCCGAAGATCTA ctgctgcggaGCTGGTGTGGCTGCAGATGCAGAGATGGCCACACAGATGATGGCATCTAACGTGGAGCTGCACATGCTCAACACTGGCCGACCTCcacttgttgccatggtgaccaGACAACTGAAACAAATGCTGTTCAG GTACCAGGGACACATGGGTTCATCAGTGATTGTTGGAGGAGTTGATGTGACGGGAGCTCACCTATACAGTGTTTATCCACATGGCTCCTATGATAAACTGCCTTTCCTCACCAtgg GCTCTGGAGccgctgctgctgtttcagtgTTTGAGGACAGATTCAAACCCAACTTGGAG CTGGAGGAAGCCAAGCAGCTTGTGAGGGATGCCATTGCCGCAGGAATCTTCTGTGACCTGGGCTCAGGCAGCAATGTGGATCTGTGTGTCATAACTGAAGCTGGAGTGCAATTTTTGAGAGGTTATGACAAGCCCACAGCAAAGGGTCAAAG AGAGGGACAGTACCGCTATAAGCCTGGCACCACAGCTGTCCTGACCAAAACTGAGACTCCACTTTCTTTGGATGTTGTTGATGAATCTGTTCAGTTGATGGATACTGAATGA
- the psmb10 gene encoding proteasome subunit beta type-10 isoform X2, producing the protein MDTVETFSSQSQPNLVLWRLGFPKQVKVKVKTAKKHLVSRACSEPQLCFKSSSRNLLNMLHSLNPHQQQNGGFSFENSRRNAVLESSLLEGAYKAPNPRKTGTTIAGMVYKDGVVLGADTRATDDMVVADKNCMKIHYIAPKIYCCGAGVAADAEMATQMMASNVELHMLNTGRPPLVAMVTRQLKQMLFRYQGHMGSSVIVGGVDVTGAHLYSVYPHGSYDKLPFLTMGSGAAAAVSVFEDRFKPNLELEEAKQLVRDAIAAGIFCDLGSGSNVDLCVITEAGVQFLRGYDKPTAKGQREGQYRYKPGTTAVLTKTETPLSLDVVDESVQLMDTE; encoded by the exons ATGGATACTGTGGAGACGTTTTCCTCTCAGAGCCAGCCGAATT TGGTGCTCTGGAGGCTTGGCTTTCCTAAAcaagtgaaagtaaaagtaaaaactgctaaaaagCACCTAGTCAGTCGGGCCTGCAGTGAGCCACAGCTTTGCTTTAAGTCTTCATCTCGCAACCTACTGAACATGCTTCACAGTTTGAACCCCCATCAGCAGCAGAATGGAGGTTTCTCCTTCGAGAACAGCCGCAG GAATGCGGTTTTGGAGTCCAGTTTGTTAGAGGGGGCATACAAAGCTCCTAATCCCAGAAAGACAGGGACCACCATCGCTGGGATGGTTTATAAG GATGGAGTGGTTCTGGGAGCAGATACCAGAGCTACTGATGACATGGTGGTGGCTGACAAAAACTGCATGAAGATTCACTACATCGCTCCGAAGATCTA ctgctgcggaGCTGGTGTGGCTGCAGATGCAGAGATGGCCACACAGATGATGGCATCTAACGTGGAGCTGCACATGCTCAACACTGGCCGACCTCcacttgttgccatggtgaccaGACAACTGAAACAAATGCTGTTCAG GTACCAGGGACACATGGGTTCATCAGTGATTGTTGGAGGAGTTGATGTGACGGGAGCTCACCTATACAGTGTTTATCCACATGGCTCCTATGATAAACTGCCTTTCCTCACCAtgg GCTCTGGAGccgctgctgctgtttcagtgTTTGAGGACAGATTCAAACCCAACTTGGAG CTGGAGGAAGCCAAGCAGCTTGTGAGGGATGCCATTGCCGCAGGAATCTTCTGTGACCTGGGCTCAGGCAGCAATGTGGATCTGTGTGTCATAACTGAAGCTGGAGTGCAATTTTTGAGAGGTTATGACAAGCCCACAGCAAAGGGTCAAAG AGAGGGACAGTACCGCTATAAGCCTGGCACCACAGCTGTCCTGACCAAAACTGAGACTCCACTTTCTTTGGATGTTGTTGATGAATCTGTTCAGTTGATGGATACTGAATGA
- the LOC122819299 gene encoding histone H3-like centromeric protein A — protein sequence MTRHRRVSRRKAHTPVHRPPVPAPKTPQSAVLSPRRSGPSSEGRAVGTPKKRRFRPGTRALMEIRKYQKSTDFLIRKTSFARLVREICQRFSLTALRWQVYALMALQEAAEAFLVLLLSDANLCAIHAKRVTVFPRDIQLARRLRGVDRM from the exons ATGACTCGCCACAGACGTGTCAGCCGCAGAAAGGCCCATACCCCTGTCCACCGCCCCCCAGTGCCAGCCCCTAAAACACCTCAGTCAGCAGTTCTCTCCCCGAGGAGAAGTGGACCTTCATCTGAAG GTCGGGCTGTGGGGACCCCCAAGAAGAGGAGGTTCAGACCAGGAACCAGGGCCCTGATGGAGATCCGGAAGTACCAGAAGAGCACTGATTTTCTCATTAGGAAGACGTCATTTGCCCGCCTG GTTCGGGAGATTTGTCAAAGATTTTCCCTAACCGCTCTCCGGTGGCAGGTCTATGCGCTCATGGCTCTGCAGGAG GCTGCAGAGGCCTTTCTTGTCTTGCTCCTGTCAGATGCCAACTTGTGTGCCATCCATGCCAAGAGAGTCACAGTGTTCCCACGGGACATTCAGCTGGCCAGGAGGCTCCGTGGGGTGGATCGCATGTAA
- the dcp2 gene encoding m7GpppN-mRNA hydrolase isoform X1, with product MFSASMEAKRVEIPTSVLDDLCSRFILHIPSEERDNAIRVCFQIELAHWFYLDFCIQNTPGAPQCGIRDFAKAVFHHCPFLLPHGEDVQKVLEEWKEYKMGVPTYGAIILDESLENALLVQGYLAKSGWGFPKGKVNEDEAPHDCAVREVLEETGFDIKNRICKDVYIEQKITDQLVRLYIIPGVSKDTKFNPKTRKEIRNIEWFPIEKLPCHRNDMTPKSKLGLAPNRFFMAIPFIRPLREWINRLKGESDSDEELANNRMTPSKPLDGIRSKSRNNAGTDVYPGEGWTKHKQQRTPGQTNQNDPNQKLVLKSSGKKRQDSPCVKRGTGENGSNNQQKEDKWPQPRRLQDMFDRDMATSSSSCHLSSGDKDFEQLVSSKAFLNFKFDRDAIMKCFDY from the exons ATGTTTTCAGCCAGCATGGAAGCCAAAAGAGTGGAAATTCCCACCAGCGTACTAGACGATCTGTGCAG CCGGTTCATCCTCCACATCCCCAGCGAGGAGCGGGACAACGCTATTCGTGTGTGCTTCCAGATTGAACTGGCTCACTGGTTTTATCTGGACTTCTGCATTCAAAACACTCCAGGAGCGCCTCAGTGTGGAATCAGAGACTTCGCCAAAGCTG TTTTCCATCATTGTCCATTTCTGCTGCCACATGGAGAGGATGTGCAGAAGGTTCTGGAGGAATGGAAGGAGTACAAGATGGGTGTACCCACGTATGGGGCAATTATTCTAGATGAATCACTGGAGAAT GCGCTGCTTGTTCAAGGGTACCTGGCCAAGTCTGGCTGGGGTTTTCCAAAGGGGAAAGTGAatgaggatgaagctcctcaTGATTGTGCAGTTCGTGAA GTGCTGGAGGAGACGGGTTTTGATATCAAGAACCGCATCTGCAAAGACGTGTACATTGAGCAGAAGATAACTGACCAGTTGGTACGACTCTATATCATCCCAGGAGTATCCAAGGATACAAAGTTCAACCCCAAAACACGGAAAGAGATCAGG aaCATTGAATGGTTTCCCATTGAGAAGCTGCCCTGTCACAGGAATGACATGACCCCAAAGTCTAAACTGGGACTAGCACCTAATCGTTTTTTCATGGCCATTCCATTCATCAG ACCACTGCGTGAATGGATCAACAGACTCAAGGGTGAATCAGATAGTGATGAGGAGCTGGCAAACAACAGGATGACTCCATCCAAACCTTTAGACGGCATTcg GTCAAAGAGCCGAAACAATGCAGGCACTGATGTATATCCAGGAGAGGGGTGGACCAAACACAAGCAGCAGAGGACTCCGGGGCAGACGAACCAGAATGATCCCAACCAG AAACTGGTTTTGAAAAGCAGTGGCAAAAAAAGACAGGACTCTCCTTGTGTAAAGAGAGGAACCGGTGAAAATGGATCCAATAACCAGCAG AAAGAAGACAAATGGCCTCAGCCCAGACGACTTCAAGATATGTTTGACAGAG acatGGCTACAAGCAGTTCCAGTTGCCATTTATCATCTGGAGACAAAGACTTTGAGCAGTTGGTTTCCTCCAAGGCTTTCCTGAATTTCAAATTTGACAGAGACGCCATCATGAAGTGTTTTGATTACTGA
- the dcp2 gene encoding m7GpppN-mRNA hydrolase isoform X2 — protein sequence MFSASMEAKRVEIPTSVLDDLCSRFILHIPSEERDNAIRVCFQIELAHWFYLDFCIQNTPGAPQCGIRDFAKAVFHHCPFLLPHGEDVQKVLEEWKEYKMGVPTYGAIILDESLENALLVQGYLAKSGWGFPKGKVNEDEAPHDCAVREVLEETGFDIKNRICKDVYIEQKITDQLVRLYIIPGVSKDTKFNPKTRKEIRNIEWFPIEKLPCHRNDMTPKSKLGLAPNRFFMAIPFIRPLREWINRLKGESDSDEELANNRMTPSKPLDGIRSKSRNNAGTDVYPGEGWTKHKQQRTPGQTNQNDPNQKEDKWPQPRRLQDMFDRDMATSSSSCHLSSGDKDFEQLVSSKAFLNFKFDRDAIMKCFDY from the exons ATGTTTTCAGCCAGCATGGAAGCCAAAAGAGTGGAAATTCCCACCAGCGTACTAGACGATCTGTGCAG CCGGTTCATCCTCCACATCCCCAGCGAGGAGCGGGACAACGCTATTCGTGTGTGCTTCCAGATTGAACTGGCTCACTGGTTTTATCTGGACTTCTGCATTCAAAACACTCCAGGAGCGCCTCAGTGTGGAATCAGAGACTTCGCCAAAGCTG TTTTCCATCATTGTCCATTTCTGCTGCCACATGGAGAGGATGTGCAGAAGGTTCTGGAGGAATGGAAGGAGTACAAGATGGGTGTACCCACGTATGGGGCAATTATTCTAGATGAATCACTGGAGAAT GCGCTGCTTGTTCAAGGGTACCTGGCCAAGTCTGGCTGGGGTTTTCCAAAGGGGAAAGTGAatgaggatgaagctcctcaTGATTGTGCAGTTCGTGAA GTGCTGGAGGAGACGGGTTTTGATATCAAGAACCGCATCTGCAAAGACGTGTACATTGAGCAGAAGATAACTGACCAGTTGGTACGACTCTATATCATCCCAGGAGTATCCAAGGATACAAAGTTCAACCCCAAAACACGGAAAGAGATCAGG aaCATTGAATGGTTTCCCATTGAGAAGCTGCCCTGTCACAGGAATGACATGACCCCAAAGTCTAAACTGGGACTAGCACCTAATCGTTTTTTCATGGCCATTCCATTCATCAG ACCACTGCGTGAATGGATCAACAGACTCAAGGGTGAATCAGATAGTGATGAGGAGCTGGCAAACAACAGGATGACTCCATCCAAACCTTTAGACGGCATTcg GTCAAAGAGCCGAAACAATGCAGGCACTGATGTATATCCAGGAGAGGGGTGGACCAAACACAAGCAGCAGAGGACTCCGGGGCAGACGAACCAGAATGATCCCAACCAG AAAGAAGACAAATGGCCTCAGCCCAGACGACTTCAAGATATGTTTGACAGAG acatGGCTACAAGCAGTTCCAGTTGCCATTTATCATCTGGAGACAAAGACTTTGAGCAGTTGGTTTCCTCCAAGGCTTTCCTGAATTTCAAATTTGACAGAGACGCCATCATGAAGTGTTTTGATTACTGA